A region from the Pseudomonas promysalinigenes genome encodes:
- the pilM gene encoding type IV pilus biogenesis protein PilM codes for MLGRFGKDASSLLGVEITSDSLRVAQLRRHRGRYEPLVWAVHEFEPLAPGNRSQGPERLIATLRNACQQSGRRLRRAAVALPASQVICKLCRLPEGQAPSQLEAQLLGDAEQLFPFPLEDLALDFQVLGDSLLQPGCQDVLVAASRQSSLQPLVAAFEAADLELEVVEVDTIALRRLLPGQGHSGAALLRIEPGSATLHGWLGDTLPVRREWPLETGAVLELLNELADGQMPTELLVAGASAIGQDALLRLSERFGLPCHPLPPVAGVHCQDGCMALAFALALGSLH; via the coding sequence ATGTTAGGACGCTTTGGCAAGGATGCCAGTTCACTGCTGGGGGTGGAAATCACCTCGGATTCACTGCGGGTTGCCCAACTGCGGCGCCACAGGGGGCGTTATGAGCCGCTTGTCTGGGCGGTGCATGAGTTCGAGCCGCTCGCGCCTGGCAACCGATCGCAGGGGCCAGAGCGCTTGATAGCTACTTTGCGCAACGCGTGTCAGCAATCGGGCAGGCGCCTACGTAGAGCCGCAGTGGCACTGCCCGCCTCGCAGGTCATCTGCAAGCTGTGCCGCTTGCCTGAGGGGCAGGCCCCCAGCCAGCTGGAGGCGCAACTGCTGGGTGATGCGGAGCAGCTCTTCCCTTTCCCACTCGAAGATCTGGCATTGGACTTTCAGGTACTGGGGGACTCCCTGCTGCAACCGGGATGTCAGGATGTATTGGTTGCGGCCAGCCGGCAAAGCTCGCTGCAGCCTTTGGTCGCTGCCTTCGAAGCCGCGGATCTGGAACTCGAGGTGGTGGAAGTTGACACAATTGCCCTGCGTCGCCTGCTGCCGGGTCAAGGCCACAGTGGCGCAGCGCTGCTGCGCATCGAGCCGGGAAGCGCAACGTTGCATGGCTGGCTTGGCGATACCCTGCCTGTCCGGCGTGAGTGGCCGCTGGAGACGGGGGCAGTCCTGGAGCTGCTCAATGAACTGGCAGATGGCCAGATGCCGACCGAACTGCTTGTGGCCGGTGCGTCGGCAATCGGTCAAGACGCGCTGCTTCGCCTGAGTGAGCGCTTTGGCTTGCCGTGCCACCCGTTGCCGCCTGTGGCAGGTGTGCACTGCCAGGACGGCTGCATGGCGTTGGCCTTTGCCTTGGCGCTTGGGAGCCTGCATTGA